One Deltaproteobacteria bacterium genomic window carries:
- a CDS encoding insulinase family protein: protein MVHRTALDNGVRLLSEEMAGSPSVTVGIWVENGSRDEGPQENGIAHFLEHLFFKGTERRSAADIAEEMDAVGGVLDAFTSKEYTCYYAKVLAEHLPLALDLLTDVFLHSQFAEEEIERERSVICQEIAQIEDTPDDLIHDLFHLDFWRGHPLGLPISGTTAAVSRFRRPDFLRYLDQRYRPDRIFVAMAGSAPHAQLEDLIGPALQQLQGKAIAIKEIPPLSYAGVFRHPRDLEQTHLCLGVPCVSVHDADWYAAYLLHTALGGGMSSRLFQEIRERRGLVYDVTSFLSSYRDSGYLGIYAATSAESIAEVIELSCSILRDVAREGISVDELRRAKGHAKGGLLLGLETSESRMNRLARCEIYFRRDIPIDEVAADVERVTRDDVHALAKRCLAEAPRALTLLGEIPQQTDYQALIEA, encoded by the coding sequence ATGGTTCACCGCACGGCACTCGACAATGGTGTGCGCCTGTTGTCAGAAGAGATGGCAGGCTCACCCTCGGTGACTGTAGGGATCTGGGTCGAGAACGGTTCGCGGGACGAAGGACCACAAGAAAATGGCATAGCCCATTTTCTTGAACACCTGTTCTTCAAAGGCACCGAACGACGGTCTGCCGCTGATATCGCCGAGGAAATGGATGCGGTCGGCGGGGTGCTCGATGCCTTTACCTCCAAAGAATACACGTGTTATTACGCGAAAGTGCTGGCGGAACACCTCCCGCTCGCCCTTGATTTGCTGACTGACGTTTTTCTTCACTCGCAGTTTGCTGAAGAAGAAATCGAACGTGAACGTTCGGTGATCTGCCAAGAGATCGCGCAAATCGAAGACACTCCGGATGACTTGATTCACGACCTATTTCATCTCGATTTTTGGCGGGGGCACCCACTGGGATTGCCTATCTCTGGTACGACCGCAGCGGTTTCACGGTTTCGCCGCCCTGACTTCTTACGCTATCTTGATCAACGCTATCGTCCGGATCGAATCTTTGTTGCGATGGCTGGCAGTGCGCCACATGCGCAACTTGAAGATCTGATTGGTCCAGCGCTCCAACAACTGCAAGGGAAGGCGATAGCGATAAAAGAGATTCCTCCCCTCTCATACGCTGGGGTGTTTCGCCATCCGCGCGATCTTGAACAGACGCATCTGTGTTTAGGTGTCCCTTGTGTGTCAGTGCATGATGCAGACTGGTATGCCGCCTATTTGTTACACACTGCCCTTGGCGGTGGGATGAGTTCGCGCTTGTTCCAAGAGATTCGCGAACGTCGTGGCTTGGTATACGATGTCACTTCATTTCTCTCTAGTTACCGTGACTCCGGGTATCTTGGTATTTACGCTGCGACCAGTGCCGAATCGATAGCAGAGGTTATTGAGCTTTCCTGCAGCATTCTGCGCGATGTGGCGAGAGAGGGCATTTCTGTTGACGAACTGCGGCGTGCCAAAGGCCACGCCAAAGGTGGACTGCTGTTAGGACTAGAGACGAGCGAGTCGCGCATGAATCGCCTCGCTCGTTGTGAGATTTACTTCCGTCGCGATATTCCCATTGACGAAGTTGCCGCGGATGTTGAGCGAGTCACGCGTGATGATGTTCATGCACTCGCCAAGCGTTGCCTCGCCGAGGCCCCGCGTGCGCTCACACTTCTTGGTGAGATTCCTCAGCAGACGGATTATCAAGCGCTGATTGAGGCATAA
- a CDS encoding methyltransferase domain-containing protein, producing MNAKPTDRPQELLNPPAPFLVDSLHQLPRGKALDVAAGRGRNALYLAQHGFSVHALDRDPAALQTLQTLTGEQNIQNVTTEVVDLESGPVSESVFPASTYDVVLVFLYLFRSLFPALLRTLKPGGMIVYETFLVENHLRYHHPRHREFCFAAGELRTLVSELHILHYDEGERPRPDGQPGTFTVRLLAQKKTP from the coding sequence ATGAATGCGAAACCAACAGACCGTCCCCAAGAACTATTGAATCCACCAGCTCCATTTCTCGTCGATTCTCTCCACCAACTCCCTCGCGGAAAAGCGTTAGATGTCGCTGCTGGCCGCGGTCGCAACGCACTCTATCTCGCCCAACACGGTTTTTCAGTTCATGCGCTCGACCGTGATCCGGCTGCATTACAAACGTTGCAGACCCTTACCGGAGAGCAGAATATACAGAATGTGACGACCGAGGTCGTTGATCTTGAGAGCGGACCAGTCAGTGAAAGCGTCTTTCCCGCAAGTACATACGACGTGGTGCTGGTCTTTCTCTATCTTTTTCGTTCGCTGTTCCCTGCGCTACTAAGGACTTTGAAGCCGGGTGGCATGATCGTGTACGAGACGTTTCTGGTGGAAAATCATCTTCGGTATCATCATCCACGGCATCGGGAATTTTGTTTTGCCGCAGGAGAGTTGCGAACTCTTGTCAGCGAGCTACACATTCTGCATTACGACGAAGGCGAACGTCCACGACCGGACGGTCAGCCTGGAACATTTACCGTGCGTTTGTTAGCACAGAAAAAAACACCATAA
- a CDS encoding Uma2 family endonuclease: MAHLSTIPEPREPIKLNVRGLMVTDEQFELLCRENPELRLELTTQKELIIMPPTGFRTGRRNSRLGRHIDLWAEAEGTGVVCDSSTLFTLPNGAKRSPDVSWIRKERLATLSEEEQEGVLPLCPDFVLELRSPTDRLADLQEKMQEYIANGARLGWLIDPYEKRVHLYRPGQLVEVLDDPAVLNGDPILPGFVLSVRELW; encoded by the coding sequence ATGGCTCACCTCAGCACGATTCCAGAACCGCGAGAACCTATCAAACTTAATGTTCGGGGGCTTATGGTCACTGATGAACAATTCGAGCTTCTCTGTCGAGAAAATCCAGAGCTTCGCCTTGAACTGACCACGCAAAAGGAGTTGATCATCATGCCTCCGACAGGATTCAGAACCGGTCGCCGCAATAGTCGGCTCGGTCGTCATATCGACCTCTGGGCAGAAGCAGAGGGAACTGGTGTTGTCTGCGACTCTTCTACTCTCTTTACCTTGCCAAACGGAGCAAAACGTTCACCTGACGTTTCGTGGATCAGGAAAGAGAGGCTTGCAACGTTGAGCGAGGAAGAACAAGAAGGCGTACTCCCACTCTGCCCAGATTTTGTCCTGGAATTGCGCTCGCCAACCGATCGCCTTGCAGACCTGCAAGAAAAAATGCAGGAATACATTGCAAATGGAGCACGGCTTGGTTGGCTCATCGACCCCTATGAAAAACGCGTGCACCTTTATCGTCCTGGACAACTCGTCGAAGTCCTCGACGACCCAGCGGTACTGAACGGAGATCCAATCCTACCGGGATTCGTCTTATCTGTACGCGAATTATGGTAA
- a CDS encoding dUTP diphosphatase has protein sequence MAITRVREVSGEEVPLPRYMTPDSAGMDIYADLESELIIPPLGRALIPSGFALAIPQGYEAQVRPRSGLALRSGLTILNAPGTIDADYRDEVKVLLINLGDQPVRIQRGDRIAQLVIAPVTRVQWQEVDQLDATSRTGGFGHTDKKST, from the coding sequence ATTGCCATTACACGTGTACGCGAGGTGAGTGGAGAGGAAGTCCCCTTACCACGTTACATGACACCCGATTCGGCTGGGATGGATATTTATGCTGACCTTGAAAGCGAGCTGATCATTCCACCACTTGGCCGAGCACTCATCCCTAGCGGATTTGCTTTAGCCATTCCCCAAGGTTACGAAGCGCAAGTGCGACCACGGAGCGGTCTCGCCTTACGATCAGGCCTCACCATTCTTAATGCGCCAGGGACAATCGATGCGGACTATCGAGACGAGGTGAAAGTATTACTCATCAACCTCGGTGATCAACCCGTACGTATTCAGCGGGGAGATCGTATTGCGCAACTAGTAATTGCGCCTGTTACGCGTGTGCAATGGCAAGAAGTCGATCAGCTTGATGCGACATCTCGCACTGGTGGGTTTGGGCATACGGATAAAAAGAGCACCTGA